The Canis aureus isolate CA01 chromosome 22, VMU_Caureus_v.1.0, whole genome shotgun sequence genome has a window encoding:
- the P2RY1 gene encoding P2Y purinoceptor 1 produces the protein MSAEALWPPLPNGTAAFPGGQGGPWGNSTASAAAAAAAPFTCALTKTGFQFYYLPAVYILVFVTGFLGNSVAIWMFARHMRPWSGISVYMFNLALADFLYVLTLPALIFYYFNKTDWTLGDAMCKLQRFIFHANLYGSILFLTCISAHRYSGVVYPLRSLGRLQKRTAVHVSLLVWLVVALAISPILFYSGTQVRRNGTVTCYDSTSDEYLRSYFVYSMCTTVAMFCVPLVLILGCYGLIVRALIYKDLDDSPLRRKSIYLVIIVLTVFAVSYIPFHVMKTMNLRARLDFQTPDMCAFNDRVYATYQVTRGLASLNSCVDPILYFLAGDTFRRRLSRATRKASRRSEANLQSKSEDMTLNILSEFKQNGDTSL, from the coding sequence ATGAGCGCCGAGGCGCTGTGGCCGCCGCTCCCCAACGGGACGGCCGCGTTCCCGGGCGGCCAGGGCGGGCCCTGGGGCAACAGCAcggcctccgccgccgccgcggccgccgccccgtTCACCTGCGCGCTCACCAAGACGGGCTTCCAGTTCTACTACCTGCCGGCCGTGTACATCCTGGTGTTCGTCACCGGCTTCCTGGGCAACAGCGTGGCCATCTGGATGTTCGCGCGCCACATGAGGCCGTGGAGCGGCATCTCCGTGTACATGTTCAACCTGGCCCTGGCCGACTTCCTGTACGTGCTGACCCTGCCCGCGCTCATCTTCTACTACTTCAACAAGACCGACTGGACGCTGGGCGACGCCATGTGCAAGCTGCAGCGGTTCATCTTCCACGCCAACCTGTACGGCAGCATCCTGTTCCTGACGTGCATCAGCGCGCACCGCTACAGCGGCGTGGTGTACCCGCTGCGCTCGCTGGGCCGCCTGCAGAAGCGCACGGCCGTGCACGTGAGCCTGCTCGTGTGGCTCGTCGTGGCGCTGGCCATCTCGCCCATCCTCTTCTACTCGGGCACCCAGGTCCGGAGGAACGGGACCGTCACCTGCTACGACAGCACCTCGGACGAGTACCTGCGCAGCTACTTCGTCTACAGCATGTGCACCACCGTGGCCATGTTCTGCGTGCCCCTCGTGCTCATCCTGGGCTGCTACGGCCTCATCGTCAGGGCCCTGATCTACAAGGACCTGGACGACTCGCCCCTGCGGCGCAAATCCATCTACCTGGTGATCATCGTCCTGACGGTCTTCGCCGTGTCCTACATCCCCTTCCACGTGATGAAAACCATGAACCTGAGGGCCCGGCTCGATTTCCAGACCCCGGACATGTGCGCTTTCAACGACAGGGTTTATGCCACCTACCAGGTGACCCGAGGGCTCGCGAGTCTCAACAGCTGCGTGGACCCCATCCTCTATTTCCTGGCAGGAGACACTTTCAGGAGGAGGCTCTCCAGAGCCACCCGGAAGGCCTCCCGGAGGAGTGAGGCAAACTTGCAATCCAAGAGCGAGGACATGACCCTCAACATTTTATCCGAGTTCAAGCAGAATGGAGACACGAGCTTGTGA